Within the Vigna angularis cultivar LongXiaoDou No.4 chromosome 10, ASM1680809v1, whole genome shotgun sequence genome, the region AGCAATCCTGCAGCTCTACAAATATCACAAGAATGCTCGGATTCTTGTGTGTGCACCCTCAAATAGTGCAGCAGACTACATACTGGAGAGACTCCTTACTCAACAGGACATTGAGTTGCGAGAAAATGAAATATTCAGGCTCAATGCATCTACTAGGCCATACGAAGATGTTAAACCTGAAATTATCCGCTTCTGCTTCTTTGATGATATGGTATTTAAGTGTCCCCCAGTGAACGCCCTCAGTTATTATAAGATCATAATATCCACATATATGAGTGCGTCTCTTCTTTATGCTGAAGATCTTGCCCGTGGTCACTTTTCCCATATTTTTTTGGACGAGGCTGGCCAAGCTTCTGAACCTGAAACCTTGATCCCTGTATCCCACCTCTGCACAATGAAAACTGTTGTTGTTCTGGCTGGAGACCAATTGCAATTGGGTCCAGTAATATATTCCAAGAAAGCAGATGAGTTTGGTTTGGGGGTTTCATATATGGAACGATTGTCTCAACTCCAGCTATATGCCAGTGGAGATACTAACTATGTAACACGATTGATTCGGAACTATCGATGTCACCCAGCAATATTGCATCTTCCTTCAAAGTTGTTCTATTATGGGGAATTGCTTGCTTGTAGAGATTCCACAACTTTCCTGACGATGGGGGAGTTGCTACCTAATAAGGAATTTCCTATTCTTTTCTATGGCATCCAAGGATGCGATGAAAGAGAAGGAAATAACCCATCGTGGTTTAACCGCATTGAAGTCAGTAAGGTTATAGAACTTGTCAGTAGACTGATTGCAGGAGGGAACATAAAGGAGAAAAACATTGGCATAATAACTCCATATAGGCAACAAGTGTCAAAAATAAAACAGACACTTGAAAATCTAGATATGCCTGACATCAAAGTGGGTAGTGTCGAGCAATTCCAAGGACAAGAGATGGAGGTTATTATCATATCAACAGTTCGATCAACTATCAAACATAACGAGTTTGACAGAGTCCACTGTCTTGGCTTTTTGAGCAATTATAGAAGGTTTAACGTGGCTATAACTCGTGCTATATCATTGCTGGTTATAATTGGGAATCCGCATATAATCTGCAAGGTAATTTCCTTTCACCCAACAAATTGTGACTATCTTAATTATccataagaagaaaaaaattggatAATCCCAAAGGAACCCAACTACCAAAAGCTCTCTAATATAGCCAAAAAGTTGAGTGAGTAAAAAAACGACTTATGTGGTACTTCTACTTCCATCATTCACTTCATTAATTGTTCAGTTTATCTCTTTAGCAGGATAATTATggttacaaaatattaaaacaatgaataatttttcttcattatcatttggcAGGATGACTATTGGAGCCAAATGTTGTGGTACTGTGTGGACAATTCATCTTACCAGGGTTGTTCTCTTCCTGAGAGGGTGGAACCTTATGACGATGAAGACGCTGAAGAGAACCCATACTCGACTGAAGATAATGCGTGGCCCTCAAATAACGCAGAATGGGGTCAAGATTCATCAAACAATGCAGAATGGGGTCAAGATTCATCAAACAATGCAGAATGCGGTCAAGATTCATCAAACAATGCAGAATGGGGCCAAGATTCTTCCCAGATAGGGCTCCCTAAACCTGTTACCAATGAAGCTGAGTGGTCTGATGGCTGGAGAAGTAATTAATCCAGCACGTCGGACTACTTggactttatattttaatgtctatattccatttttttctgtttatattcCTTACGTTCTGTTAGATACCAGATTCTGAATTCCCCCTGGTTTTGTGCAAGTTCAGCTTTTAGGTGATGCTGCTGGAACTTGGTTTTCTCAATGACTTTATCACCAGAAAAGGGTTTCTGCGATCTTAATCTGGTGTTTGGCCGACACtggataaagaaaatgaaataataaagggttttttttggatgaatttatgttaaaattactCTGCATGAATATGTGGAGTACCTGTAGCAGTTGAAATAATAAAGAGGAAACAGAATAATATAGCCCTTGAACACACTTGGGGATTGACCAGTTATCTGAAATCtgatttttatttacaaaaacgGTGTGAAATCTGAtatatcatgaaaaaaaaatatatgaacatGGATGAGTACACCCTAACGagaattcaaaaattaaaaaaagaagtgaaaaaaaaaatcacaaataacTGAAGTTGTGATTCGAAAGTGACttcatataaaacaaataaagtcGTGCTGGGGAAGACGATGGCTCCTTCATTTTAAAGTCATactaactaatatatatatatatatatatatatatatatatatatatatatatatatatatatatatatatatatatatatatatatatatatatatatatatatacgtaacTTTTTCATGATCTATCCATTTCCATAAAATCTCAACAAAGTTACACCATTTTCGTTAATAAACCAAAGTCTCAAACGTGAAATTCATgtaataaacaaagaaaaacatgCATGCAAACGAAATTGGGATTAGAAACAAGATCTGTGAAGGGTGGAAAGTGTTATAATATTGCATGCATGAATAACAAGAACATTCTGTATTGAAATTGGACTGTAGCAACATGGAGAATATTATTCAACAATTTATCCTATGATCTTGAAAACAACGATGAGAGTTAGAAAAGGTCACGTGTTGTGGAGTGTAGAGAAGATGGCCAAGAATACTGAGAAAGTGAAGAGTGGAATGAGggttgaagaagaagagtgaCTATGAGAAACCGTTCCTGCTCCACCGTTTAAAACTGGTGAACTTCCCCCAGAAGATTCTCCTTCATCGCCGGACCCTGACTTTCCCCTTCCTCCCCCTCGTCCTTCTCTTCCTCCCCCTCCTCCTccccctcctcctcctcttcctccccCTCTTCCTCCCCctcgtcctcctcttcctcctgcTCCTGCTCATACATGAATATtgttaaagataataataataacgacGTGGTTCTTGTTTAGATATATCATGTCTTTGAAAGCAGTTAACaacagaagaaaatgaaagactCACTGACAGAAGTTCCCCCAGTTTGATTCGATGCGGTGGTGAGAGGAGGCAGAGCAGAAGAATCTgtgaaagaaaaggaagaagaatgGCATGCAAAGAAGTTAACGTGGGATtgtgaagaaagaaagagaaagagaaagaaagaaagaagaaagaaagtacTTGAAGGGCAAAGAGAGGGAAAAGAGGTTGAGAATGGAGACGGACAAAGGGAAGAGAGGGAGAAGAGTCTTGTCGTGTTGAGAGGGAAGCCAAGGATCAGAGGGTCGCCGACAACGTAGCAGAGGCAAACCGATTCTACCGCCCTTGAGAACGCCATGCAGCACTTCTCCGAAGGACTTTCTGTCAGGTTATTCGGCGGATACGACACGTATGCCAGACATCCTGAAAACGCTATTAGATCCTCCCTGCACCCCTCCGCCATCGCCGCCGCCGCTGCCGCTGCGGAGCTCACCAACACCACGAGCACCAACGCTGACGCTGCTGCATTATTCATCACCATCGATACCACTTCTGCTTTCATTTACCACTTCAACTCAATGTTGCACATTCACGTCTCTTTCACCCTTAAATATTTTCTGTTGTCATCAATACATCCTAATATCAAAAGAACggaaaataattatgataaatattctTGTGAATTTacctaataaatataattataacacaACAAGAAATTACACCAAAATTAATATTCTTATGAATATAGTACACTACAAATACCATTGAATATAAGAAGTGATCCacatgtataaaaataatggatTAAATAGTGAATATTTGGCCAATTAACtcaatcaattataattatacattttttatccacttctcattataaatataatttattatgagaAAGATTATTCACTTAATCTTAtatattcactttttatttttttatatatcttgtATTCTTATTCACTTACAAATATTGAATCTTTTTTATGAGTGTTTTAGTAGTGCTTGATTGCATTATttcatgaaagaagaaaaatacagACGATATGACTACACAAAGATAGAGACGACTTGACTAAATGGAACGGTAGCCTTGTTGAAGGAAGATGAATTAAGTCTTAATTTGTAGCTACAATGATATGAGATAAGATAGGAAAGTATGAAAGGATAACACATTCTAgctgaaagaaaaataaataacgTCTACTATGTCTTGCaaaaatataggaaaaatgGACAGGAAATTTTTTGTTccttttattgacaaattttttgttgataagtaaaatatatattattgacaaattttttctTCGATTAGtataatatacattattaacaatttttttcgtcaataaataaaatatatattttcgacaattattaatgaatttttctgttgataaatataatatacattATCAATGAATTTTACTACACATATTTTTGTCGGTTAATAAATTCTAACGataaaatttatccataattcaaatttattgacatttatttgtcaaaataaaatttgttgataattttaaaattttttatagtgTAAATTAATGAACTAGAAGCCCAAAAAGAAAAACgcctcattttttttacttaaattagtGTGGAATCAATAAATTGGTAAACACCTAACAAAGTCAAATGttcattttaagaaaattggaTTGCTGAGGAACAGAAGATAAATCATTGTTACGGTTCTAATGATTGAGGTATTTGCAATTGCATAGGCATGGGAGTTGGAAATGTTTTCTACACCCTCTATCTGCCCCTTTAACAATGGGATTTGGGAAGAATCATATAAATGTCAAAAACCAACTACACCTTAAGGTGACAATGTCTTTGGAATTTAATAGTTGCTACTTCTAATTTATAAGGCAAggcttttaatattttcacaaaattgaCGTAGTCCTGTGTTGGATTAACGGATGGAACTGTTGGTCATTAGATGTAATAAAAAGTAGCAGTAATTTGTTATCCATGCATTCATATACATTACAAAACAAACATGAAATGCTTTTCATTTGGTAAATACTCTCCCAATGTGGGTCTGCAACAATCTGATAAAAATCGAACGCAACAACCTAGTAGTGCTTAAAGAACAGCAAATCCTAATGCAATTAATACAGCTGAAGGTAGGAAGCGGTTAGATGAAACAGCAGATGATGGAGTGAGATCAGAGCGTCCACTTCCAGTAGTTGGAGATGATGGAGTCAAAGGAGGGTTTGTGTCAGACACTGGTGCCAAGGAAGGTGAAGGAAGTATGACGGAAGCTGTTCAACCAAAAAGAAAATGCTGACATTAGACTCAATCAAACTTCAGAAGCTATTGATCAAAAACTGCATGATATTCTTTTACCTTGAGGACTAAGAGATGGAGAAAGAGATGGTCCtgcaaatataaataaaaaccaCTCAAAGCATTGGTTAAAATGGAAAGATTAAAGTTCTATGCTTAATATAGTAAGATTTAGGAAAATGATACTACCTGGAGCTGGAAGTGGTGAACCTGAGGCTgaaaaataaccaaaaaaatCGTCTTAACTTCATGGATAAAGAGATTAagagaatgaaaatgaatatgaaaaatattttttgagacaactaaattttttacattcatttcactctattcttattttttctgcttttttttcttgaaaaaatacaaaaatttataacattttatctttgtattatgtgtcaaatgaatgtaaaaccATGTCATAATATCATCATTCGATGAATATACATACTTTTGCACTGAAGTGGAAGACGAGGCATGTTGCAAGCACGAGGAAGAGAGATGGCCAAGGTTCGGTTGATTGGTATTCTAAAGGGGACATTGCCGGTGACAATGAGACACAAACAGTCCATGCCAGTACTTGTGAGGGACTTGATGGAATTGCAGCACTCAGAAGTAGGTGAAGTGCCATTGGCACTACTATTTGTGAGGAAATTCATACAAGGGTTGAACACACTGTTTATCATTGATGCGCTGCATGGCGTGGTGACCTGAGCTTTGGCTGGTGCAGCTATCATCACCATGGCTAATACTACAGTTAGGCACACAAAACGCTCCATTCTTTTGGTGTTTTGGGGTTTGTGCTGTTCAAAATTACAGTTTCGTTAGTGGGAAAGTGCAGGATAAGCAAGTTCATGGAGAGAGGGGAAATAAATAGAGGTTTTGTTGTAGCTGGTTTAAAAGCTCAACTGCCATCACCAATAAATGAAAAATGCGAAGAGTTGGAGTAGGTAGCATTGGTATGTTGTAAGTTTAGAATCTCTACAATGACATGTAAAAGGTCAAATCAAatcattgtttatttattaGGTGAGCTGTTTAGTTGGATAACCGAATCCTAGTAGTTCATCTCTACTTCCTGCCATTTCTATGCTTTT harbors:
- the LOC108320800 gene encoding non-specific lipid transfer protein GPI-anchored 20 isoform X1, whose amino-acid sequence is MAHKPQNTKRMERFVCLTVVLAMVMIAAPAKAQVTTPCSASMINSVFNPCMNFLTNSSANGTSPTSECCNSIKSLTSTGMDCLCLIVTGNVPFRIPINRTLAISLPRACNMPRLPLQCKTSGSPLPAPGPSLSPSLSPQASVILPSPSLAPVSDTNPPLTPSSPTTGSGRSDLTPSSAVSSNRFLPSAVLIALGFAVL
- the LOC108320806 gene encoding non-specific lipid transfer protein GPI-anchored 25 → MVMNNAAASALVLVVLVSSAAAAAAAMAEGCREDLIAFSGCLAYVSYPPNNLTESPSEKCCMAFSRAVESVCLCYVVGDPLILGFPLNTTRLFSLSSLCPSPFSTSFPSLCPSNSSALPPLTTASNQTGGTSEQEEEEDEGEEEGEEEEEEGEEEGEEEKDEGEEGESQGPAMKENLLGEVHQF
- the LOC108320800 gene encoding non-specific lipid transfer protein GPI-anchored 20 isoform X2 — its product is MLPTPTLRIFHLLHKPQNTKRMERFVCLTVVLAMVMIAAPAKAQVTTPCSASMINSVFNPCMNFLTNSSANGTSPTSECCNSIKSLTSTGMDCLCLIVTGNVPFRIPINRTLAISLPRACNMPRLPLQCKTSGSPLPAPGPSLSPSLSPQASVILPSPSLAPVSDTNPPLTPSSPTTGSGRSDLTPSSAVSSNRFLPSAVLIALGFAVL
- the LOC108320898 gene encoding probable RNA helicase SDE3, with the protein product MSTAGWSDEERSVIGDTAEIGFLDFEEEKSVCSYFDYEGVPVVVSAPFPFVEGKPQSVFIGDTAVDLITIRNTTDEPVDLWSVHIFASNPTDSFTLSLTEPLPENSNAEGEQSCLESFSLEDRVLQPRENLKVWLSCKTKEIGMCSSVIYFDAGDEKIERVVFLLVEDKISKSLASKRPYSRAKKKDKFVVDNYVPGSRPAGKPTRRYINRLPKYHIPRDMRELLENNQIPQVVEEGLTRRTYSSYFKTLIIMEEIQLEEDMRIYDMESISMRKRNNRFLSMEVPGLAERRPSLVHGDYIFVKLAYDNSNRQPYQGFIHRVEADEIYLKFDPEFHFYHKDENTYDVHFTYNRINMRRLYQAAEAAENLGTDILFPSTSIKRHIKTAALVPISGTFNEEQICSIKMILGCKGAPPYLIHGPPGTGKTRTIVEAILQLYKYHKNARILVCAPSNSAADYILERLLTQQDIELRENEIFRLNASTRPYEDVKPEIIRFCFFDDMVFKCPPVNALSYYKIIISTYMSASLLYAEDLARGHFSHIFLDEAGQASEPETLIPVSHLCTMKTVVVLAGDQLQLGPVIYSKKADEFGLGVSYMERLSQLQLYASGDTNYVTRLIRNYRCHPAILHLPSKLFYYGELLACRDSTTFLTMGELLPNKEFPILFYGIQGCDEREGNNPSWFNRIEVSKVIELVSRLIAGGNIKEKNIGIITPYRQQVSKIKQTLENLDMPDIKVGSVEQFQGQEMEVIIISTVRSTIKHNEFDRVHCLGFLSNYRRFNVAITRAISLLVIIGNPHIICKDDYWSQMLWYCVDNSSYQGCSLPERVEPYDDEDAEENPYSTEDNAWPSNNAEWGQDSSNNAEWGQDSSNNAECGQDSSNNAEWGQDSSQIGLPKPVTNEAEWSDGWRSN